Proteins encoded in a region of the Labrus bergylta chromosome 9, fLabBer1.1, whole genome shotgun sequence genome:
- the lrit3a gene encoding leucine-rich repeat, immunoglobulin-like domain and transmembrane domain-containing protein 3a, with protein MRRLLCVHVFLCCLSMAHPFCPSQCTCVFHGRTDGAGTRSVLCNDPDMSDIPVNVPVDTVKLRVEKTAIRRIPTEAFYYLVDLRYLWITYNSITSVDTASFYNLKVLHELRLDGNMISMFPWESLKEMPRLRTLDLHNNRISSVPMEAIPFLLSITYLDLSSNKLATLPSELMDIWPPFNGAAVSTNASQKVVLGLQDNPWFCDCKISKMIEISKMTVTPVVLMDQFLTCSGPENLAGVLFQRAEIDNCVKPTVMTSATKITSPLGSNVLLRCDTTGFPTPSLHWSKSDGSTVDNTVQESPGDGIRWSIMSLTGILSKDAGNYSCKAKNVAGSAVATISLSVAGSISTTIPPVSTSNSTAPTSQATTLVPPTDNPNLSTVTLTVPPRTSTTIAAVVPKREKTTPSNIIQKGSLKQGKIQQGSNGRKLAADEKSKKSDSTKSVKDFKIVEETSDSAVLLWTADGIPNDAPLTVVYSPYGEDEIKRTVETNAGSGKLLLEGLSSGMQYSVCLIAKGSAAGKDPCVDFYTLDNVEDGGQNQLFIIISGIACALVLPLIALLLYKILALYCKVNNPGSDEEELEKESYVKFETISMKQRTMNPHPTELWARRQTNESERMLLCSRSSIDSQMTYKSDSSRSEYLC; from the exons ATGCGTCGacttctctgtgtgcatgtattcCTATGCTGCCTCAGTATGGCTCATCCCTTCTGTCCATCCCAGTGCACCTGTGTCTTCCATGGACGTACCGATGGAGCTGGAACCAG ATCTGTGCTCTGCAATGATCCAGACATGTCTGATATTCCCGTTAACGTCCCTGTGGACACGGTCAAACTTCGCGTTGAGAAAACAGCAATACGACGAATCCCAACAGAAGCTTTTTACTACTTGGTGGACCTACGCTATCTATGGATTACTTACAATTCCATAACCTCCGTGGATACTGCAAGCTTCTACAACCTCAAAGTGCTCCACGAGTTGAGGCTAGATGGGAATATGATTTCTATGTTCCCTTGGGAGTCTCTGAAAGAGATGCCCAGGCTGAGGACCCTTGATCTACACAACAACAGAATCTCTAGTGTCCCCATGGAGGCAATCCCATTCCTACTCAGTATTACCTACTTGGACCTTTCCAGCAATAAATTAGCCACCTTGCCCTCTGAGCTCATGGATATCTGGCCCCCATTCAATGGAGCTGCCGTCTCTACTAATGCCTCTCAGAAAGTTGTGTTAG GCCTCCAAGATAATCCCTGGTTCTGTGACTGTAAAATCTCCAAGATGATTGAGATTTCCAAAATGACTGTCACCCCTGTGGTTTTGATGGACCAATTCCTGACCTGTAGTGGACCAGAGAACCTGGCAGGAGTCCTTTTCCAGCGCGCTGAAATAGACAATTGTGTAAAACCAACAGTCATGACTTCGGCAACCAAGATCACATCTCCTTTGGGCAGTAATGTTCTCCTGCGATGCGACACCACAGGGTTTCCAACACCATCTCTTCACTGGTCTAAATCAGACGGTTCCACAGTCGACAACACAG TCCAGGAATCACCTGGGGATGGCATCAGATGGTCCATCATGAGCTTGACTGGAATATTGTCCAAAGACGCGGGGAACTACAGCTGCAAAGCTAAGAATGTTGCTGGAAGTGCAGTAGCCACCATTTCTCTCTCCGTTGCTGGGTCCATCAGTACCACCATTCCTCCAGTGAGCACTAGCAATAGTACTGCACCAACTAGCCAAGCCACAACATTAGTTCCCCCAACAGACAATCCTAACTTGTCGACCGTCACACTCACAGTTCCCCCAAGAACATCAACCACAATAGCTGCAGTAGTCCCCAAGAGGGAGAAAACTACTCCCAGCAACATTATACAGAAGGGCTCGCTTAAACAAGGAAAAATCCAGCAAGGCAGTAATGGGAGGAAGCTTGCAGCAGATGAAAAGAGCAAGAAAAGTGATTCAACAAAGTCAGTGAAAGACTTCAAGATTGTAGAGGAAACGTCAGATAGTGCAGTGTTGCTTTGGACAGCAGATGGAATACCAAATGATGCCCCTCTCACGGTTGTGTATTCACCTTACGGAGAGGATGAAATCAAAAGAACAGTGGAGACAAATGCTGGAAGCGGAAAATTGCTCCTAGAGGGATTGTCATCTGGGATGCAGTACTCTGTTTGTCTCATTGCTAAAGGAAGTGCTGCTGGAAAAGATCCTTGTGTTGACTTCTACACATTGGATAATGTAGAGGATGGAGGGCAGAACCAGCTTTTTATCATCATAAGTGGCATTGCCTGTGCTTTGGTTTTGCCTCTGATCGCATTGTTGCTCTACAAGATTCTTGCTCTCTATTGCAAGGTTAACAACCCGGGATCGGACGAAGAGGAGCTTGAAAAAGAGAGCTATGTCAAGTTTGAGACAATTTCAATGAAACAAAGGACCATGAACCCTCATCCGACTGAACTTTGGGCAAGGAGACAGACTAATGAATCAGAGCGAATGCTTCTATGCTCCAGGTCGAGCATCGACTCCCAGATGACATATAAAAGTGACAGTTCCCGATCAGAGTATCTCTGTTGA